The Arthrobacter burdickii genomic interval GCGGTGGCCGGAATCAGCGGCTTGAGTGTTTCCCCACCATCCCTGGAGTCCCTGTTCCTGAGCCATTACAGCGACTCCGTCGGCCCGGTGCTGTGATGTCCGGGATCATCAGCCTGGTACTGGTCCAGGCGCGCAGGGACAGGCTGGTCCTGCCCGCCTGGATCCTGGGCATCTCCTTTCTGGAATTCGCGGTAGCAGGTGCTGTGGCCACAGAATTCGCAGGCGACGCTGACAGGACGGCCATCATCCGCGTGGCGGCGGCGAGCCCGGCGTTCCTGTTCATCCGCGGCCTACCCGACGGGACCGGCATAGGAGAACTGGTGTTCTTCCAGGGCTATACCTTCACGGCGGTGCTCGCGGGACTGATGAGCACGTTTCTGGTCATCCGGCATACCCGCGCTGATGAAGAGCTCGGACGCGCAGAGCTTGTCGGCGCCGCGCCGATTGCGCGGGAAGCGTCACTCACGGCAACCCTGATCCTTGGAGCGGCCGTGAATCTGGTGCTGGCCCTGTGCGTGGCCGCAGGTTTCGCCGCCGCAGGGCTGGGCTCGTTCGGAGCAAGCATGGCAGGGGCGGCCGTCGGTGCTGTCGGGGTCTTCTTCGTGGCCGTCGCGGCGGCCGTCGCGCAGGTCATGCCCTCAGGACGAGCGGCCAACGGTGCGGCCGCGGGACTGGTCGGCGCAGCCTATTTCCTTCGCGGTATCGGCGATGCATTCGGCACCCCGAACGCCGATCTGACCCGGGTCACCAGCGGGTGGGTTTCACTGCTCTCGCCGATCGGATGGGGCCAACGCTCCCGTCCCTTCTCGGCCGCCGATCCCGCGCCACTGCTGCTTCTGACGGCAGCGGCAACCGTTCTGGCCGTTGCCGTCCTAGGGATCAGGAAGGGCAGGGACCTGGGCGCCAGCCTGCTGGTTGAACCTGCAGGCAGGGCACGCGCCGGCACCGGGGGTGACTCGTTCCTAGGCCTGGCGTGGCGCCAGCAGTGGCCAACCCTGATCGGATGGTGCCTTTTCGCAGCCCTGCTCGGAGGAATCGCCGGCGGACTCGGACCGGTGATCAGTGACGTGATGGGGGACAACGATTCGCTCCGCGAGCTGATCCGCCGACTCGTCCCGGGGAGCCGGGCAGAGATCATCGATGTGTTCACCACAGCACTGCTGGGCATGGCAGGAGTCCTGGCAGCGGCCACCGGTATCCAGGCGGTGCTGCGGCTCCGCATGGAGGAAACCGAGGGCCGAGCGGAACTTCTCCTGTCCGCGCCCCGTTCCAGGGCACGGTGGCTCTCCGCGAACCTGTTACTCGCGGCGGCCTCGGCTGTGGTCGTGGCCATCGTGGCTGGGACGGCTGCGACCGTCGGCCTCACCCTCTCCGGCACGGTGAACGATCCTCCGGGCCTTC includes:
- a CDS encoding ABC transporter permease subunit, which codes for MSGIISLVLVQARRDRLVLPAWILGISFLEFAVAGAVATEFAGDADRTAIIRVAAASPAFLFIRGLPDGTGIGELVFFQGYTFTAVLAGLMSTFLVIRHTRADEELGRAELVGAAPIAREASLTATLILGAAVNLVLALCVAAGFAAAGLGSFGASMAGAAVGAVGVFFVAVAAAVAQVMPSGRAANGAAAGLVGAAYFLRGIGDAFGTPNADLTRVTSGWVSLLSPIGWGQRSRPFSAADPAPLLLLTAAATVLAVAVLGIRKGRDLGASLLVEPAGRARAGTGGDSFLGLAWRQQWPTLIGWCLFAALLGGIAGGLGPVISDVMGDNDSLRELIRRLVPGSRAEIIDVFTTALLGMAGVLAAATGIQAVLRLRMEETEGRAELLLSAPRSRARWLSANLLLAAASAVVVAIVAGTAATVGLTLSGTVNDPPGLLVAAALAHVPAAILFIAATAVLFAAVPRLCIPFGWGLLAGGLILGQYGELLGLPAWLQDVSPFRHSAAMPVEPFDLVPALAMSVIALAGAAAAAYLFRRRDLTP